aattgaaataattCATTTTCTCttaaatgtttaattttttattggaTAAAATTAGTacatataaaatttgaaaaaagaaaattaCTGTTAAATCCTAAATTAGCATCTCTTTAAAAAGTGTCAATTTATGTCAAAAGTGATGAGTTAGATTTGGATCTCGTAAATCTGATGATCAAATTAttagatttctctaatttgtgtcATTTGCGATTTTATTATTCATAAATTGTATTATATGACTAATAAAATGTAGGTACTTTTTTTATAaagtatatttaattaataaaatgatttttactcatttattaaataaaaatatcttgcTTTTGGATAAGTGCACATAAAAAGAAATTTTGTTTCTTTGTTTGGTTTATGTAGATCCTGATCAAATCCTAAGGATAATATCCTTGTGTGATCTCAGTCGGCTggacaataaaataaataaaataagatatttcaattatttaatttctatttaataaatatttgttttattcctttttattttgactcaataaaagaatataattaATGTGTGAAtcattttattctttcttttattCTGTACATTAATTTCCTTTATTATAGGAAAAAATAGTATAATGTACTTGGACACAAACGTGCACTAGATTCTTTATCAATTTGTCCAAAATACATTAATTTTTGCTCTGTCAGAATTGATTTTCTCAGCTAATCAGATCATCTGTAAATTAGGGAACGTTTATTCTTAGCTGCTCTACTCTTCAACTATAAAGAAAGGACTCTCAAACATTGTTTCGATAACTCTTTGATAATATTGATTGTATTTTGTCGTAATCAAAAAAGTGTTTTATTTTAAAGTGATTTATGTATGTGAGACTAAGTGCACCATCTTATAGTCTACTAGTAAGTTAAGCTACATTGCCTGTTGTGTATTTTATTCTAAGTGTCAAAAACAACTATTAGTGTCGTTCTCATAAGTGAAGAAGATAGTAAGCAATAACACGTTTATTATATATCTAAAACTCTATTAGATGCAGGAATTAGATAACGACGGTTGAAGAAGCGCAGAGCCTCAGACCCTACTTCTAGTGTTACTCTTTAGTCAGGGTCGTCTTAAATATTTTGGAGGCCCTGTTCTAAATTTAAAAATTAGGCCcctaataaaaaaattgtaatttgtaaataaaatttttaacactaaaagaagaaaaaaaaaactaaaaaatcactaaaaaatagagaaaaaaaattcaaattaggcCCTATATTTTGGGTTGTTTAACTgggtttattaaaaaaaaatctgaaaaacattaaaaaaaaatattgggcaTTTTTTTTTGGGTCCTGTGCAGTAGCCAAAAAAAAAtgcccaatatttttttttaatgtttttcagatttttttttaataaacccAGTTAAACAACCCAAAATATAAGgcctaatttgaattttttttctctattttttagtGATCATAATAGTACCATTAGAGTCCGCCCTGCCTTTAGTAGTACTCACCCTATAACTACCTCGTTCCAATATCTACTTGATGCTTCCAATTTTAGCAACATTCTTGAGAGAATGTCAGATGCGATAATGAACTGTGCATCAAGGGTCTCTAATCCAAATATTCTCGTATCATAATTATGCATTCCAAAATATCCAAGTTAAACAATTATGCAAATACTATTATGATCATGAAATATTTTACTCCAATGTAGTGGGAGGTACCAAATCAATTCTATTTTGTGTTGCCGAATTAACATGAGATGAGCAGCCAAATTATACAAATTAAATCTACAAACTacgtaaaaaaataataataataaaaataaagagaaaatcaAATTGGATATTTAAAGAAACAAGTCAAATACAGATTATCCATTAAAAACAAAGTTTTTTCCGATTCTTGTTGAGGTAAAAAAACCTTCAAACCAGAGAAATTCTCAAACAGTCTTTCACAACCTTGCAGATAGCTACAACCAGAAATGTCAAGATATTGAAGTTGAGTGCAGCTGTTGAGGATGTTGAGCACACCTTCATTAAAAATggtcaaatgggaaatttcaagaTGCTTTAGCTTTGGCATTGTAGATGCTACAGCAAAAGCCTCTTCATCACTAGTGCCATTATTAGTCATAATAAAGTTCATATCTAATCTGGCTAGATTCTTACAGTTATAGCCAATTGCCCTAATAGCTGAGGCTCCTATTCCATAGCACTTACTTATATCCAAATGAACTAAGAATGAGGAGAGTCTCACAGCTAATACAGTTTCAAATATTGTTGAATCTTTGCTTAAATTAGTCCCTGGCATCTTCAATGTCCGAAGTGATTGGGCACTACAATATATAACAGAAGTAAATATACATGTACATGTACTTTacaatatgaaattttaaaaccAATATGCATATATAAATTAACTGACATGTCTATATATACTTACTGGTCAGCAACTAGAGATAATATTTGGGCATTGAGCAAACCACCACAAGAAAGGGAGTGAACTTGGCCTGAATTTTTTCTTACCAACATTTCAAGTAACAGTGGAAAATGCATTGACTTGATAACATCAGCGGTTCTGAACTCATCAAGGTCTTCTATAACCGTGTAAACATAATAAGAATCATCAAGATCTAGTAAGTCATCCATTTCTTCAAAATCTATGTCATGCCAGCAATCAGGCTCGACAATAACTTTGCTCCATGACTTGCAAACGAGTGGCACTGAGCGAAGTTTGTCTCGTAATGGTAACTTTGTAAAGATTAATACCAGTGCTTCTGGTATCAATTCAGCCCAACAATTCCATTCTTACTGAGAAGAAATATCATATAAGAATTGAGAAAAACGATCAATAAAATATGAGACAATTTAATTGAagattatcacatatatgtatagttcaataatatttatagtaCTTCAGTATCAGACTTGTAAGATGCATGAAGAGCTCAACAGTCGCAAGaaataatttctcattattaACTCAATTGCTGCAATTAATTTATCTTATTGGAATTGAAAAAGAACTGCATGcctaattataaatatatattgaattAATGACAATGCAACTTTTGATGAGTTTGACCATCATTAAagtataatatttattatatgatCATGTCGTTTAATCTCTCTGCCCCTATTCGAGTTTGGccaatgttatgtttattttaagaATATACAGTACGTTCAATGTTAATTATTGTTATTAGATCATGAGCactgataaaaaaatattattacatAATGAAAATGTGACAAAGATCGAGAGTAGTATATCATTTCTTATCTCACCTATATATTCTTGGTCTTTCCAATAATCTACTATTTGGAAGC
The Humulus lupulus chromosome 6, drHumLupu1.1, whole genome shotgun sequence DNA segment above includes these coding regions:
- the LOC133784586 gene encoding F-box protein FBW2-like; translation: MDDLLDLDDSYYVYTVIEDLDEFRTADVIKSMHFPLLLEMLVRKNSGQVHSLSCGGLLNAQILSLVADHAQSLRTLKMPGTNLSKDSTIFETVLAVRLSSFLVHLDISKCYGIGASAIRAIGYNCKNLARLDMNFIMTNNGTSDEEAFAVASTMPKLKHLEISHLTIFNEGVLNILNSCTQLQYLDISGCSYLQGCERLFENFSGLKVFLPQQESEKTLFLMDNLYLTCFFKYPI